A genome region from Pseudomonas sp. S06B 330 includes the following:
- a CDS encoding histone deacetylase family protein — MPLPLIYHDDYSPEFPADHRFPMDKFRLLRDHLVDSGLTSEQALLRPQICPNDILALAHDRDYIERYMNGELSHEDQRRLGLPWSEALARRTVRAVGGSLLAAEQALEHGIACHLAGGTHHAHYDHPAGFCIFNDLAVISHYLLEAGRVHKVLIFDCDVHQGDGTARILHDTPDAITVSLHCEQNFPARKAQSDWDIPLPRGMGDQAYLKVVEDALNYLLPLYRPDLVLYDAGVDVHKDDALGYLQLTDEGVAARDEQVLRQCLGRDIPVVGVIGGGYSKDRQALARRHGILHHSASRVLGYSQ; from the coding sequence ATGCCGCTGCCGCTGATCTACCACGACGACTACAGTCCGGAATTTCCCGCTGATCACCGCTTTCCGATGGACAAGTTCCGTCTGCTGCGCGATCACCTGGTCGACAGCGGCTTGACCAGTGAGCAGGCGCTGCTACGTCCGCAGATCTGCCCCAACGACATCCTCGCCCTTGCCCATGACCGCGATTACATCGAGCGCTATATGAATGGCGAGTTGTCACACGAAGACCAGCGACGCCTCGGTCTACCCTGGAGCGAAGCACTGGCCCGACGTACGGTGCGCGCAGTGGGCGGCTCCTTGCTGGCGGCGGAACAGGCCCTGGAACATGGCATCGCCTGTCACCTGGCCGGTGGCACTCATCATGCGCACTATGACCACCCAGCCGGCTTTTGTATCTTCAACGACCTGGCCGTCATCAGCCATTACCTGCTGGAAGCCGGTCGCGTGCACAAGGTGCTGATCTTCGACTGCGATGTTCACCAGGGCGATGGTACCGCGCGGATTCTCCACGACACCCCGGACGCCATCACGGTGTCCTTGCACTGCGAGCAAAACTTCCCGGCACGCAAGGCCCAGAGCGACTGGGATATTCCGTTGCCACGGGGCATGGGTGACCAGGCCTACCTGAAAGTGGTCGAGGACGCGCTCAACTACCTGTTGCCGTTGTACCGTCCGGACCTGGTGCTCTATGACGCTGGAGTCGATGTGCACAAGGACGATGCCCTCGGCTATTTACAGCTGACCGATGAAGGCGTCGCCGCCCGTGACGAGCAGGTGCTGCGCCAGTGCCTGGGCCGCGATATTCCGGTGGTCGGGGTAATTGGCGGCGGCTACAGCAAGGACCGCCAAGCCCTGGCACGCCGTCATGGCATTCTCCATCACAGCGCCAGCCGAGTCTTGGGTTACTCACAATGA
- a CDS encoding TIGR03862 family flavoprotein, with product MTDTRSANRPHVAIIGGGPAGLMAAEVLGQAGVAVDLYDAMPSVGRKFLLAGVGGMNITHSEPYPAFVSRYAERSGEIAGLLEGFNADALRQWIHDLGIETFVGSSGRVFPRDMKAAPLLRAWLKRLRDNGVVIHTRHRWLGWNSDGSLRLAYPQGELALKPDATLLALGGGSWARLGSDAAWVSWFVDKGVQVAPLQAANSGFEVQAWSDLLKAKFAGAPLKNIALSLAGQTPRLGECIVTAQGLEGSLVYAWSAQIREAINRAGSATVLLDLLPNRTVDNIQAALAKPRGSRSMAKHLHSQLGLDGVKAALLRELTDAQCFADPQLLAQLIKALPIVLVRPRPLDEAISSAGGVAFEALNEGLMLKQLPSVFCAGEMLDWEAPTGGYLLTACFASGRKAGLGILDWLKR from the coding sequence ATGACCGACACCCGTTCCGCCAACCGCCCACACGTTGCCATTATCGGAGGCGGGCCGGCCGGGCTGATGGCCGCCGAAGTGCTCGGCCAGGCCGGGGTCGCAGTGGACCTGTACGACGCAATGCCTTCAGTTGGACGAAAATTCCTTCTGGCTGGCGTCGGTGGCATGAACATCACCCATTCCGAACCTTACCCGGCCTTCGTCTCCCGTTACGCCGAACGCTCTGGCGAAATTGCCGGGTTGCTCGAAGGCTTTAACGCTGATGCACTGCGCCAGTGGATTCACGACCTGGGCATCGAGACGTTTGTCGGCAGCTCTGGCCGGGTTTTCCCCCGCGATATGAAAGCCGCCCCGCTGCTGCGTGCCTGGCTCAAGCGCCTGCGCGACAACGGGGTAGTTATCCACACCCGTCATCGCTGGCTCGGCTGGAATAGCGATGGCAGCCTGCGGTTGGCTTATCCACAAGGCGAACTGGCACTCAAACCTGACGCGACCCTGCTGGCGTTGGGCGGCGGCAGCTGGGCACGCTTGGGTTCCGATGCGGCCTGGGTATCTTGGTTTGTGGATAAAGGCGTGCAGGTCGCACCATTGCAGGCCGCTAACAGTGGCTTCGAGGTGCAGGCCTGGAGCGATCTGCTTAAGGCCAAATTCGCGGGTGCGCCGCTGAAGAACATCGCTCTGAGCCTTGCCGGTCAAACGCCGCGCCTGGGTGAGTGCATTGTCACAGCTCAAGGGCTGGAGGGTAGCCTGGTGTATGCCTGGTCGGCGCAGATTCGTGAGGCGATCAACCGGGCAGGCAGTGCCACTGTGCTGCTCGACCTATTGCCCAATCGCACTGTGGATAACATTCAAGCGGCCCTGGCAAAACCACGCGGCTCGCGCTCAATGGCCAAGCACTTGCACAGTCAGTTGGGTCTGGATGGCGTCAAGGCGGCATTGCTGCGTGAGCTGACCGACGCACAGTGCTTTGCTGATCCGCAATTACTGGCCCAATTGATCAAAGCCCTGCCTATTGTGCTGGTGCGCCCTCGCCCGCTGGATGAAGCGATCAGCAGCGCGGGCGGCGTAGCGTTCGAAGCACTGAACGAGGGCTTGATGCTCAAGCAACTGCCGAGCGTGTTTTGCGCTGGGGAAATGCTCGACTGGGAGGCGCCGACAGGTGGCTACCTGCTGACAGCGTGTTTTGCCAGTGGACGTAAGGCGGGTCTTGGGATTCTGGACTGGCTGAAACGCTAA
- a CDS encoding GNAT family N-acetyltransferase, whose translation MTPILELESARLVLRQWQDDDLGEFAAMCTDPHVMRYFPAPLTRLESAALIGRIRGHFNEYGFGLWALERKDSGAFIGMTGLLNVNFDADFTPAVEIGWRLARRHWGLGFASEAAWTSLRCAFAQLGLEQVVSFTTESNLPSQKVMQAIGMQQDLKGSFLHPKLPEFHPLRPHVLYRINRAQWQQTLRG comes from the coding sequence ATGACCCCCATACTTGAACTGGAAAGCGCCCGCCTGGTGCTGCGCCAATGGCAGGACGACGATCTCGGCGAATTCGCCGCCATGTGCACCGATCCACACGTCATGCGCTATTTTCCTGCCCCCCTGACTCGCCTGGAAAGCGCTGCCCTGATCGGCCGTATCCGTGGTCATTTCAATGAATATGGTTTTGGACTGTGGGCGTTAGAGCGCAAAGACAGCGGCGCCTTCATTGGCATGACGGGTCTGCTCAACGTTAATTTCGACGCCGATTTCACCCCCGCAGTAGAAATTGGCTGGCGTCTGGCCCGTCGCCACTGGGGCTTGGGTTTTGCCAGCGAAGCAGCCTGGACCAGCTTGCGCTGCGCCTTCGCCCAGTTGGGCCTGGAGCAGGTAGTGTCCTTCACCACCGAGAGCAACTTGCCATCACAGAAAGTCATGCAAGCCATTGGCATGCAGCAAGACCTGAAGGGCAGCTTCTTGCACCCGAAACTGCCCGAGTTTCATCCCTTGCGGCCGCATGTGCTGTACCGCATCAACCGAGCCCAGTGGCAACAGACCCTGCGCGGCTGA
- a CDS encoding lipopolysaccharide core heptose(II)-phosphate phosphatase PmrG — MLLPNTAENLVLSPSKRRRLSTLKTLCIGLSVMLALATLSAWASTRTHIVDLSRDNRMYSSGVYREWSKGKVIVLIRHAERCDRSSSTCLSDPSGITVAGSQVATDVGDGLQHLGLGDADVLSSPQVRTRQTAHYIFGKAIKSEEWVQQCDEGFAESALAHKATDHNLVLVTHSGCIDHLERQLNVPGGQRSSDYASALFVSVAADGKPRILGKMNADQWQRLLDSTNS; from the coding sequence TTGTTGTTGCCAAACACCGCTGAGAACCTCGTTCTGTCCCCCTCCAAACGACGACGTTTATCCACACTCAAAACGCTGTGCATCGGGCTGAGTGTGATGCTTGCACTCGCCACCCTCAGCGCCTGGGCGTCAACGAGAACACATATCGTGGACTTGAGCAGAGACAATCGAATGTACAGCAGCGGCGTGTACCGTGAATGGTCCAAGGGCAAGGTGATCGTGCTGATCCGTCATGCCGAGCGCTGTGACCGTTCAAGCAGTACCTGCCTCAGCGACCCGAGCGGCATCACGGTGGCAGGCAGTCAGGTTGCTACAGACGTCGGAGACGGTCTGCAACATCTAGGGCTGGGCGATGCAGATGTGCTAAGTAGCCCACAAGTAAGGACCCGCCAAACGGCGCACTATATCTTTGGCAAAGCCATTAAAAGTGAAGAGTGGGTACAGCAATGCGACGAGGGCTTCGCCGAATCGGCCCTGGCGCATAAAGCTACCGATCACAATCTGGTGCTGGTCACCCATAGTGGTTGCATTGACCACCTGGAGCGTCAGCTGAATGTCCCTGGTGGTCAGCGCTCCAGCGACTATGCCAGCGCTTTGTTCGTCTCGGTCGCTGCCGATGGGAAACCGAGAATTCTCGGCAAAATGAACGCCGACCAATGGCAAAGGCTACTGGATAGCACAAACAGCTGA
- a CDS encoding Lrp/AsnC family transcriptional regulator — MDKYDRILLSALLENGRASFAELARKVNLSAPAVAERVAKLEASGVITGYQAKVDLEKIGLPIQCVIELRLASHGNQQTYEELTQIPQLTECHRVTGDPCVIMKAAVSSMPELEALINRIAQFGFSKTSIILSSAVEQRLPLGHLEHNGRKT; from the coding sequence ATGGACAAGTACGATCGAATACTCCTCAGTGCCTTGCTGGAAAACGGCCGCGCCTCGTTTGCCGAGCTTGCGCGCAAGGTCAACCTGTCTGCTCCAGCAGTCGCCGAACGAGTGGCCAAACTTGAGGCCAGCGGTGTGATCACCGGCTACCAGGCAAAGGTCGATCTGGAGAAAATCGGCTTGCCAATCCAGTGCGTTATTGAACTGCGCTTGGCCAGTCATGGTAATCAGCAGACGTACGAAGAGCTCACCCAGATCCCGCAATTGACCGAATGCCACCGGGTCACTGGCGATCCTTGTGTGATCATGAAGGCCGCAGTGAGCTCAATGCCGGAGCTGGAAGCGTTGATCAACCGCATCGCCCAATTCGGGTTCAGCAAGACCTCGATCATTCTCTCCAGCGCAGTGGAACAGCGCTTGCCGCTGGGCCACCTTGAGCACAACGGCAGAAAAACCTAG
- the yedA gene encoding drug/metabolite exporter YedA: protein MSAPRRFPLVLIGAFLALYLVWGSTYLVIRIGVESWPPLLMAGVRFLIAGTLLYGFLRWRGVPAPTWPQWRAAGVIGVLLLSCGNGGVTLAEHAGVASGVAALAVATVPLFTLLFGLFWGQRNTRLEWAGILLGLIGIAMLNLGSNLQASPMGAALILFAAASWAFGSVWSKSLPLPQGPMASAAEMLVGGGVLLLGSALSGERMTQMPTAAGWGALAYLVVFGSILAFSAYMYLLKHVRPAAATSYAYVNPAVAVLLGILFAGEQIGFEECVAMAVIIGAVVLIGLPQWRKPTTVVSKPQAHVSEAAVCQEGAGGTR, encoded by the coding sequence ATGTCTGCCCCTCGTCGCTTTCCCCTGGTTTTGATCGGCGCCTTTCTCGCGCTGTACCTGGTATGGGGCTCGACCTACCTGGTTATTCGCATTGGTGTCGAGTCCTGGCCACCGCTCCTGATGGCAGGCGTGCGCTTTTTGATTGCCGGAACGCTGCTGTACGGCTTCTTGCGCTGGCGCGGGGTGCCGGCACCGACCTGGCCACAATGGCGTGCAGCTGGGGTGATCGGTGTACTGTTGCTCAGTTGTGGCAATGGGGGCGTGACCCTGGCCGAACATGCAGGCGTTGCCTCCGGGGTTGCCGCGTTGGCCGTGGCCACCGTACCGCTGTTTACCCTGTTGTTCGGCTTGTTCTGGGGCCAGCGCAACACCCGCCTGGAATGGGCTGGGATCCTGCTCGGGCTGATCGGCATTGCCATGCTCAACCTAGGGTCAAACCTGCAGGCCAGCCCGATGGGCGCCGCGTTGATCCTGTTTGCCGCCGCCTCGTGGGCGTTTGGCTCGGTCTGGAGCAAAAGCCTGCCGTTGCCCCAAGGGCCTATGGCCAGTGCCGCAGAGATGCTGGTGGGCGGTGGCGTCTTGCTGCTGGGCAGCGCCCTGAGCGGTGAGCGCATGACCCAGATGCCTACGGCTGCCGGTTGGGGGGCGTTGGCGTATTTGGTGGTGTTCGGTTCGATCCTGGCCTTCAGCGCCTATATGTACTTGCTCAAGCATGTGCGTCCGGCAGCGGCTACCAGCTACGCCTATGTCAACCCGGCTGTGGCGGTGTTGCTGGGGATCCTGTTTGCCGGTGAGCAGATCGGCTTTGAGGAGTGCGTGGCCATGGCGGTGATCATTGGTGCAGTGGTGTTGATTGGCCTGCCACAGTGGCGCAAACCGACAACGGTGGTCAGTAAGCCGCAAGCGCATGTGAGCGAGGCAGCGGTTTGTCAGGAAGGTGCTGGCGGAACAAGGTAA
- a CDS encoding DEAD/DEAH box helicase: protein MTFAKLGLIEPLLRALERLDYNTPTPVQAQAIPAVLAGRDLMAAAQTGTGKTAGFALPLLQRLTLEGAKVASNSVRALVLVPTRELAEQVHSNIREYAEHLPLSTYAVYGGVSINPQMMKLRKGIDLLVATPGRLLDLFRQNAVKFNQLQALVLDEADRMLDLGFAEELRAVYAALPARRQTLLFSATFSDEIRQLAGQTLNDPLSIEVSPRNVTASTVKQWIVPVDKKRKPELFSHLLRKQRWKQVLVFAKTRNGVDQLVERLRGLGVNADGIHGDKPQATRQRALDSFKAREIQILVATDVAARGLDIDDLPLVVNFDLPIVAEDYIHRIGRTGRKGNTGEAISLVCADEVQLLSAIETLTRKTLPRHEEPDFIPDHKVPMTDANGQVLKKPKKPKKPKESSSKRSLGRWMDSGEAPAAAPAAKPVRKVPTFNTGPRKRKP, encoded by the coding sequence ATGACATTCGCCAAACTTGGCCTGATTGAACCTTTGCTGCGCGCGCTTGAGCGCCTGGACTACAACACCCCGACGCCGGTCCAGGCCCAGGCCATTCCTGCCGTGCTGGCCGGGCGTGACCTGATGGCCGCGGCCCAGACCGGTACCGGCAAGACCGCAGGCTTTGCCCTGCCGCTGTTGCAACGCCTGACCCTGGAAGGGGCCAAGGTTGCCAGTAACTCGGTACGTGCTCTGGTCCTGGTACCGACCCGCGAGTTGGCCGAACAGGTCCACAGCAACATCCGCGAGTACGCCGAACACCTGCCCCTGAGTACCTACGCAGTGTACGGCGGGGTGAGTATCAACCCGCAGATGATGAAGCTGCGCAAGGGCATCGATCTGTTGGTGGCGACACCCGGGCGCCTGCTCGATCTGTTCCGCCAGAATGCGGTGAAGTTCAATCAATTGCAGGCTTTGGTACTCGACGAAGCCGACCGCATGCTCGACCTGGGGTTTGCCGAAGAACTGCGCGCCGTGTATGCCGCCTTGCCGGCCCGTCGGCAAACGTTGCTGTTCTCGGCGACCTTCTCTGACGAGATCCGCCAGCTCGCCGGGCAGACCCTGAATGATCCCCTGAGCATCGAAGTCAGCCCGCGTAACGTCACCGCCAGCACGGTCAAGCAATGGATCGTCCCGGTGGACAAGAAGCGCAAGCCGGAGCTGTTCAGCCATCTGTTGCGCAAGCAGCGCTGGAAGCAGGTGCTGGTGTTTGCCAAGACCCGTAATGGGGTCGATCAGCTGGTTGAGCGCTTGCGTGGCCTGGGCGTGAACGCCGACGGCATCCATGGCGACAAACCCCAGGCGACGCGTCAGCGTGCCCTGGACAGTTTCAAGGCGCGGGAAATCCAGATCCTCGTGGCCACCGACGTGGCAGCGCGCGGCTTGGACATTGACGACCTGCCATTGGTGGTCAATTTTGACCTGCCGATCGTCGCCGAAGACTACATCCACCGTATCGGTCGTACCGGCCGTAAGGGCAATACCGGTGAGGCGATTTCGCTGGTGTGCGCTGATGAAGTGCAGCTGCTGTCGGCGATCGAGACCCTGACCCGCAAAACCTTGCCGCGCCACGAAGAGCCGGACTTCATTCCTGATCACAAGGTGCCGATGACCGATGCCAATGGTCAGGTGCTGAAGAAGCCCAAGAAACCGAAGAAGCCCAAGGAAAGCAGCAGCAAACGTAGCCTGGGGCGCTGGATGGACAGCGGTGAGGCACCGGCGGCAGCGCCTGCGGCCAAGCCGGTGCGCAAGGTGCCGACGTTCAATACCGGGCCGCGCAAGCGTAAGCCTTGA
- a CDS encoding membrane protein produces the protein MNPLSVLRDSLYFFRRHLLSIVQLCLPLVVLEALFTQLLYQQLGKDASQAYGMLASLLFYPLYSAALILYLDTRSNGYTPLKRNLLAMALRLWPSFALMVMLSSLLIMAGAALFILPGIWVMVNLVFAEYLLVLRGLPPIAAMRESFQMTTGNFWRILTCILGVLAPLWLVDGLSQMLVPEPSPLLELALDSGNSFLQLFSTVVMFRLFMLISEPAEQPPTS, from the coding sequence ATGAATCCGCTCAGTGTTTTGCGTGACTCCCTGTATTTCTTTCGCCGCCACCTGCTGAGCATTGTTCAGCTCTGCCTGCCACTGGTGGTGCTCGAAGCCCTGTTCACCCAGTTGCTCTACCAGCAACTGGGCAAGGACGCGTCACAGGCCTACGGCATGCTCGCCAGCCTGTTGTTCTACCCACTGTACAGTGCCGCACTGATTCTCTACCTCGACACCCGCAGCAACGGTTACACCCCACTCAAGCGCAACCTGCTGGCCATGGCGTTGCGCCTGTGGCCATCGTTTGCCCTGATGGTGATGCTCAGTTCGCTGCTGATCATGGCCGGTGCTGCACTGTTTATCCTTCCCGGCATCTGGGTGATGGTCAACCTGGTGTTCGCCGAGTACCTGCTGGTGCTGCGCGGCTTGCCACCGATTGCCGCGATGCGCGAAAGTTTTCAGATGACCACCGGCAATTTCTGGCGAATCCTCACCTGTATCCTCGGCGTTCTTGCGCCGTTGTGGCTGGTTGATGGCCTGAGCCAGATGCTCGTCCCTGAGCCGTCGCCCTTGCTAGAACTGGCGCTGGACAGCGGCAACAGCTTCTTACAGCTGTTCAGTACCGTGGTGATGTTCCGTCTGTTCATGCTGATCAGCGAGCCTGCCGAGCAGCCGCCAACGTCCTGA
- the tesB gene encoding acyl-CoA thioesterase II, which translates to MSHVLDDLVDLLSLEAIEENLFRGRSQDLGFRQLYGGQVLGQSLSAASQTVEEARHVHSLHGYFLRPGDAAMPVVYSVDRVRDGGSFSTRRVTAIQKGQPIFTCSASFQYDEEGFEHQTQMPAVVGPQNLPSEVELFQRIADRLPETIRDKMLCAKPIEMRPVTEEDPFDPKPGDPVKYIWFRADGTLPDVPALHKYMLAYASDFGLLTTSLLPHGKSVWQKDMQIASLDHALWFHGNLRADEWLLYAMDSPWAGNARGFSRGNIYNQAGQLVASSCQEGLIRHRKDWA; encoded by the coding sequence ATGAGCCACGTGTTGGACGATCTGGTTGACCTGCTGAGTCTGGAAGCCATCGAGGAAAATCTGTTCCGCGGGCGCAGTCAGGACCTGGGTTTTCGTCAGTTGTATGGCGGCCAGGTACTGGGTCAGTCGTTGTCGGCGGCCAGCCAGACGGTTGAAGAAGCGCGTCATGTGCATTCCTTGCACGGTTACTTCCTGCGCCCAGGTGATGCGGCGATGCCGGTGGTCTACTCGGTTGACCGGGTTCGCGACGGTGGCAGTTTCAGCACCCGGCGGGTGACGGCGATTCAGAAGGGCCAGCCGATCTTTACCTGCAGCGCTTCGTTTCAATACGACGAAGAGGGTTTTGAACACCAGACGCAGATGCCGGCGGTGGTTGGCCCGCAGAACCTGCCTTCGGAAGTGGAGCTGTTCCAGCGCATCGCTGACCGCCTGCCGGAAACGATCCGCGACAAGATGCTCTGCGCCAAGCCGATCGAGATGCGCCCGGTCACGGAAGAAGATCCGTTCGACCCCAAGCCGGGTGATCCGGTGAAGTACATCTGGTTCCGCGCCGATGGCACCTTGCCGGACGTGCCGGCGCTGCACAAGTACATGCTCGCCTACGCCTCGGACTTCGGCCTGTTGACTACCTCGCTGTTGCCCCATGGCAAATCGGTGTGGCAGAAGGACATGCAGATCGCCAGCCTTGACCATGCGCTGTGGTTTCACGGCAATCTGCGTGCTGACGAGTGGCTGCTGTATGCCATGGACAGTCCGTGGGCTGGCAATGCGCGTGGATTCTCCCGCGGCAACATCTACAACCAGGCCGGGCAGTTGGTGGCTTCGTCTTGCCAGGAAGGGTTGATTCGCCATCGCAAGGATTGGGCATGA
- a CDS encoding LabA-like NYN domain-containing protein: MKKIAVFADVQNLYYTVRQAYGCHFNYAALWADISQHGQIVEAVAYAIDRGDSKQQQFQQILRNLGFTVKLKPYIQRSDGSAKGDWDVGITLDVIDAAARVDEVVLASGDGDFDLLLERVISRHGIEAVAYGVPGLTANSLIRAASRYVPIEGGLLLRH, encoded by the coding sequence GTGAAGAAGATCGCGGTATTCGCCGACGTGCAGAACCTCTACTACACCGTGCGCCAGGCCTATGGCTGTCATTTCAATTATGCCGCGCTCTGGGCTGACATCAGCCAGCATGGGCAGATTGTCGAGGCGGTGGCCTATGCCATCGATCGCGGCGACAGCAAGCAGCAGCAGTTTCAGCAGATCCTGCGTAACCTCGGTTTCACGGTCAAACTCAAACCTTACATTCAACGCAGCGATGGCTCGGCCAAGGGCGATTGGGATGTGGGTATCACCCTGGACGTGATCGACGCCGCTGCACGGGTCGATGAAGTGGTGCTGGCGTCCGGTGACGGAGATTTTGACCTGTTGCTGGAGCGGGTAATCAGTCGTCACGGCATCGAAGCCGTTGCCTATGGCGTTCCAGGCCTGACCGCCAATTCACTGATTCGCGCTGCCAGTCGTTATGTGCCCATCGAGGGCGGCCTGTTGCTCAGGCACTAG
- a CDS encoding DUF2076 domain-containing protein, which yields MNSEEQTLIDGLFGRLRQAEDPAVPRDAQAQARIAEHLQQQPSAPYYMAQAILVQEAALKRLDEQNKQLQAELKQAKAQVAATAPSNSGGFLSSIFGSGSRDPQPLQSQAPASASSRGGWREPSRSFNQPGFTGQQGFNAAPAQAPRGGASSFLGGALQTAAGVAGGVMLAQGISSLFNHNAQPEEVVEVIKEEPAPASDSGGWGSNDDQRLTADNSDYGSDQGGFMDADYGSDDSGFFDGDDSFV from the coding sequence ATGAACAGTGAAGAACAAACCCTGATCGATGGCCTGTTCGGCCGACTCAGGCAAGCCGAAGACCCAGCCGTGCCCCGCGACGCTCAGGCCCAGGCGCGAATCGCCGAGCACCTGCAACAGCAACCTTCGGCACCTTATTACATGGCCCAGGCGATTTTGGTTCAGGAGGCTGCACTCAAACGTCTGGACGAGCAGAACAAGCAACTGCAGGCCGAACTGAAGCAGGCGAAGGCGCAAGTCGCGGCCACTGCGCCGAGCAACAGTGGTGGTTTTCTGTCGAGTATCTTCGGCAGTGGCTCTCGTGATCCGCAGCCGCTGCAGTCACAAGCGCCGGCCAGTGCCTCAAGCCGTGGCGGCTGGCGTGAACCGTCGCGTTCGTTCAATCAGCCAGGTTTCACCGGCCAGCAGGGTTTTAACGCAGCGCCTGCCCAGGCACCACGCGGTGGTGCGAGCAGTTTCCTTGGGGGTGCGCTGCAGACCGCTGCGGGCGTGGCAGGCGGCGTCATGCTGGCCCAGGGTATTAGCAGCCTGTTCAACCATAACGCGCAGCCAGAAGAGGTGGTGGAGGTGATCAAGGAAGAGCCTGCACCTGCCAGCGACAGTGGTGGCTGGGGCAGCAATGATGACCAGCGTCTGACCGCCGACAACAGTGACTACGGCAGCGATCAGGGTGGCTTCATGGACGCTGATTACGGCAGTGATGACAGCGGTTTCTTCGACGGCGACGACAGCTTCGTCTGA
- a CDS encoding 3'-5' exonuclease, translating to MERIAVIDFETTGISPGANCRATEVAVVMLEQGRIVERYQSLMNAGLSVPAFVASLTGITTSMLRSAPPIARVMNEVAEFVGETPMLAHNASFDQKFWDYELAQIGRSRNQHFACSMLLARRLMPTAPNHKLGTLTRWAGLPDTGTAHRAMADAEMAANLAQHLAGQLLAQGVNAVSHQLLCRLQKVPAAKVAQALQAYR from the coding sequence TTGGAACGTATTGCTGTCATCGACTTTGAAACCACGGGCATTTCGCCGGGGGCCAATTGCCGCGCCACTGAAGTGGCAGTGGTCATGCTTGAGCAGGGGCGCATCGTCGAACGCTACCAGAGCCTGATGAACGCAGGGTTGTCAGTGCCGGCTTTTGTAGCGAGCCTTACCGGCATCACCACGTCCATGCTGCGCAGCGCCCCGCCGATTGCCCGGGTGATGAACGAAGTGGCCGAGTTCGTCGGGGAAACGCCGATGCTGGCGCACAACGCGTCGTTCGACCAGAAGTTCTGGGACTACGAGCTGGCGCAGATCGGTCGCAGTCGCAATCAACACTTTGCCTGTTCGATGTTGTTGGCTCGACGCTTGATGCCGACAGCACCCAACCACAAGCTTGGCACCCTGACCCGCTGGGCTGGCTTGCCAGACACCGGCACCGCGCACCGGGCCATGGCGGATGCGGAAATGGCCGCCAACCTCGCTCAACACCTGGCTGGGCAGTTGCTTGCGCAAGGCGTCAATGCGGTGTCCCACCAGTTGCTGTGCCGTTTGCAGAAGGTCCCGGCAGCGAAGGTGGCTCAAGCGCTACAGGCCTACCGCTAG